TTAAATCGTGCTTTTGAGTAAGATACTACTATTTTAACTAATTTATTTTACTACATTCGCCAACGGTTGTGCTGCCAGCGCACCCCGTACTATGGCCTTCTCAAGTGCCAACGCAGCGGCAGTACCAACTTGTGTGACAACTGCATCCCTAGACATGTTACTTGTGTGTGTTCCCAGTGAAAGGCAGAAAATCGTATCACCGTCCCATTGCGTATGATTGGGAGATATGGCACGGGCCATTCCATCGTCGGCGAGCCTTGCAACCCGGTTGGCCTCCGCCTTTGTTAGCCGCTCCGTAGTGGCTACTACCGCAATTGTAGTATTCATGTAATAAAGCTGGGATGGAACTCCTTCCATCATCGCCCGAGTCTGATTAATAAATTTTTTTTCCGAATTCAGTGCCCCCACAATTATACGTCCTTGATCCCATATGTCTCCTAAGGCATTGACCACTGCCAGCGCTGCAACCACAGGACCACCGGGAATTTGTATTGAGGCAGTACCAAGTCCACCTTTCATAGGAGTCCCGTAAATTTTCCCAATTGTTGCTCCTGCTCCGGCACCTACATTTCCTTCAACCACTGGACCTGTATTTGCGGCTTGGCAGGCGGCATAGGCCATGTCCGCATCGGGCGGCTTTACACCCTTAGCATAAAGGAGGTCAAATATAACCGCCGCTGGAACTAGTGGCACGTCGGCAATTTTATGTTCAACAATCCAACGCATTACCCCACCCGACGCTGGAAGCCCGAAAAAACTGCCACCTGTCAGAAGGACACCATATACAGGATATTCTGAGGCGCTCGGACGGATGATATCTGTGTTCTGGGTACCAGGGCTGCCCCCACTTACGTCTACACCGGGGACTGCCCCGTGCGGGCAGAGAATAACCGTACATCCCGTACGACCGCTTTTATCCTCCGCATTTCCCACTAGGATCCCGGGAACATCAGTAAGTCCTCCAATGGTTATCGGTTTTACTTCTTGGTAATTACCTTTAATCAATTTTCTCACCCTTATCGCAAAAAATGTAGGAATCGGCTGTTGTTGTGCTTATATTTAGACTTATAATATTGTACTGGTAAAACAGTACATATTTCCATATTACATGATATTAAAAGCAACCAACTTACGTGAATAAAATATACTGACATATGTAGCGTAGCCATGATGACATTATTCCTAATTAATTTTTTCATCAAACTCGTAATAATGTTTTGTAATCAATTTGGCATATCCCTTGGTGCGTACCTAATTAATACATATCAAGGAAACCCACCAGTAAAACAATTTTAACTATACCTCCGAGAGCTTGTAATAATGTTTAAAATTTTCTTTGAAGAGGGAAGAGAAAGCTTGTTCTTCGCCCTCTTCTTATGTTAAATGTATCAATATTTAATATTATTGTAAGCATTGACTTTGACGTTAGGTCAACTGATATAATGGCAATAGAATATCAAGGAGATTACTATTATGGAGTTGATGAAAATCACGGAGGTTACAGATAAGTTTAAAGTCTCCTCAAGAACTCTGCGTTATTATGAGGAGATTGGGTTACTTCGCAGTGAGCGTCCCCCTTTTGAAAAATATCGGTTTTATAATAGCGAGAATACAAGCCGTCTTCAGCAGATCCTTATTCTGCGAAAGATGCAGATTCCTATAAAGGATATTCTGAGAATTTACGAAAGTCAGGATATGGAGATATTGGTACAAAGCTTTGTTAATCGATTGGATGAGATTGATAATGAAATCAACACCCTCTCTCAGATCAGGACATATGTCAATGACTTTTTAAAGGCCATGATGACACATGGTATTACGCAGATTACTGCTCTGCCCTTGCTTTATGACAAGATGGAGGCGGAGCTGTTTTCAACTAACAAGCAAGTAGAAATAAAGGAAACGCTGGAGTCACTGTCAGACAAAATGGCAAAGCCGCTGGAGATTGATATTGTAACTTTACCATCGATGAATGTTATGACATCAGTACGGATAGACAGCGGAAAATCCGACATTGACGGTTTCTGGGACTGGCTCTCTGAAAATCAGATTCCTTTTGGCAAGCCCGGAAGCCGAACATTGTTCGAGTATCAGCATGATGGTACGATCATTATGATTCAAAAAGTAGACCAGAGCATGGTAGATTGCCCATTTGTATGTCAAGAGTTTCCAGGCGGCTTTTTTGCTGTATCTTCTGCTTTTGCCGATGAGGACTTAGGGGCAATACAGTATCGTATCATACAATGCTTTGATGATAATCCAAGCTTCGAGGTGGATTTTTTACATAATGGGGCACTGCGTCATTATACGCTAATTGAGTCGGTATATTCTATAGATTCAGAGCGTGACCGTGTAAATATTTATCTTCCCGTGAAGGAGCACAAACCCAATTTTATAGACTACAACGACTTTGAGCTAGTGCAAAATATTACCGTAAGTGAAGTTAATAAGGCAAATCCTATCCTACGTGAATATGATGTGGACTTTAACAAGATTACTCCGATTTATTCCCCGTACTATCAGGTTTTGGATAATGGTGTGGCTGAATTTATCGCATGGATCTCTGAACGAAAGCTGGATACCAACATTGCCGTGAAGCTTCCGTTTCGCATTGATATAGAATTTCTAGCAGAAGAAGAAAACGAGAAGTACCTTTGGGGAACTACTGAAGGCAGTTTGTGGTTTTCCCATGGGAATTCTACCTACACGATGAACGCTGAGAATTACGCGGATAAAGGCTTGAAGAAGCATGCGGTTTCATTTTCTCAACCAATACTTGGTAATGAATTAATCTACCCAGGTATCGGTGAATATCCTCATGAGCAATTCATCAGACTGAGCTGGATTATTGGTGAAAAGCATTTCGCTGTGATAGTAAATGAAGAAGTTCGCTTCTGCGGTACAAACTTCCCTTATATGTCAATGAATCTACATTTGCAGACACCGCAGCCTATCATTATTGGATCAAATGGCCAGGGAAAGAAGCTGTTTCGGTCTATAAAAATCTCGCAGTTGAAAATTACTCCAAAAACAAATAGTAAACAAGACATATTAAGTGTGGATATAAGGCAAAGCAACAATAAGCTACCGAATGTGCGGCAGATTGTTCATCCTGAGTATGGGCAAAACTATTGGTTCAACGGCTGCGCAGCATATCTTATGGAATGTCTTGGAGAAAAAAGCTTTGATTATGAGTTTTTTGCAGGTATAACAGGGGAGAATTTCGTACAGGTTTTCTCTAAAAATAATTTTTTAGGAAATGGATTGGTGGATTACCGGCTTAGTGAAAAGGGAAATTACAAATTCATAGAACAGATTTTCAAACAATGCGGATATGACAGCGACTTTGTGCCATTAGCTCGGATATGTAAAGAACGTGACATGTATATTCAGAAGCTAATCATGTATATCGATAGGGGGATTCCTGTGATAATTAACAATTACGGGAAGAATCCGAACCACCGGTATGGCTGGAGCGTGATTGTCGGTTACTCAAATTATGGAAAAACACTATTCTATATTGGTGGCGACGGAAAAGAACCTGATGCAATTGCGAAAGAGGATCTGCTTTCTATGTCTTATACAGATACTGATGAGAATTGCTATGGCTGGCTTTTTATCGGAGAAAAGCAGGAAGACCGTAGTCTGTCCGTTATATATCGTGAGTGTATTTTGTCGCTACCACAGCTCTTTTCTACAGAAACAGCTTCGTATTGTTTTGGAGCAAAAGCGTTTCGTACCTGGGCGGATTACATTGAAGAAGGATATTATGAGCATATAAAGGCGGATGAACTCGACAATTGGGCGATGTATACGGTTTATATATGCTGTCTTGCTACTAACAGCAGTGTTAATAAAGGATTTTTAGAGAAGGCGCAGGCTTTTAATCCAGACCTGACCTTTATCTCGGACATTATCACTTTGTATGAGCAGATGGAGCGCTTCTGGAACAACGACAACGGTTCTGATCTGGAAGCACTTGGAGGAGGCTTTAATGTTACACTGGATTTATTACAGGATAAGAACAGACGCAGAAATATTGTAGAGAAACTGAGAAGTTTTGCAGAATGTACGGATAAAGTTGCGTCTATGGTAGAACAGTTCAAGCAGAAAGATAAGTAGAATG
This region of Clostridium sp. BNL1100 genomic DNA includes:
- a CDS encoding P1 family peptidase; the protein is MRKLIKGNYQEVKPITIGGLTDVPGILVGNAEDKSGRTGCTVILCPHGAVPGVDVSGGSPGTQNTDIIRPSASEYPVYGVLLTGGSFFGLPASGGVMRWIVEHKIADVPLVPAAVIFDLLYAKGVKPPDADMAYAACQAANTGPVVEGNVGAGAGATIGKIYGTPMKGGLGTASIQIPGGPVVAALAVVNALGDIWDQGRIIVGALNSEKKFINQTRAMMEGVPSQLYYMNTTIAVVATTERLTKAEANRVARLADDGMARAISPNHTQWDGDTIFCLSLGTHTSNMSRDAVVTQVGTAAALALEKAIVRGALAAQPLANVVK
- a CDS encoding MerR family transcriptional regulator, producing MELMKITEVTDKFKVSSRTLRYYEEIGLLRSERPPFEKYRFYNSENTSRLQQILILRKMQIPIKDILRIYESQDMEILVQSFVNRLDEIDNEINTLSQIRTYVNDFLKAMMTHGITQITALPLLYDKMEAELFSTNKQVEIKETLESLSDKMAKPLEIDIVTLPSMNVMTSVRIDSGKSDIDGFWDWLSENQIPFGKPGSRTLFEYQHDGTIIMIQKVDQSMVDCPFVCQEFPGGFFAVSSAFADEDLGAIQYRIIQCFDDNPSFEVDFLHNGALRHYTLIESVYSIDSERDRVNIYLPVKEHKPNFIDYNDFELVQNITVSEVNKANPILREYDVDFNKITPIYSPYYQVLDNGVAEFIAWISERKLDTNIAVKLPFRIDIEFLAEEENEKYLWGTTEGSLWFSHGNSTYTMNAENYADKGLKKHAVSFSQPILGNELIYPGIGEYPHEQFIRLSWIIGEKHFAVIVNEEVRFCGTNFPYMSMNLHLQTPQPIIIGSNGQGKKLFRSIKISQLKITPKTNSKQDILSVDIRQSNNKLPNVRQIVHPEYGQNYWFNGCAAYLMECLGEKSFDYEFFAGITGENFVQVFSKNNFLGNGLVDYRLSEKGNYKFIEQIFKQCGYDSDFVPLARICKERDMYIQKLIMYIDRGIPVIINNYGKNPNHRYGWSVIVGYSNYGKTLFYIGGDGKEPDAIAKEDLLSMSYTDTDENCYGWLFIGEKQEDRSLSVIYRECILSLPQLFSTETASYCFGAKAFRTWADYIEEGYYEHIKADELDNWAMYTVYICCLATNSSVNKGFLEKAQAFNPDLTFISDIITLYEQMERFWNNDNGSDLEALGGGFNVTLDLLQDKNRRRNIVEKLRSFAECTDKVASMVEQFKQKDK